A single window of Apium graveolens cultivar Ventura unplaced genomic scaffold, ASM990537v1 ctg6261, whole genome shotgun sequence DNA harbors:
- the LOC141703138 gene encoding uncharacterized protein LOC141703138 — MGVRHDLAPQVGEKKTYLPPSPFTLSKVEKKKVLNSFLSMKLPSGHGSNIKNCVSMSDLKIYGLKSHDCHILLQQLLPVAIRSVLPKNVRVTIIRLCFFFNALCSKVVDVSKLDKLQSDVIITLCDLEKIFPSSFFDVMLHLIVHLVLEVRLCGPVFYRWMYAFERFNKVLKSYVRNRYYPEGCMAESYLKEESVEFCTEFMSQTCTTAGIPVEQGKQSGPLSAAIIKVVEEKERDEAHLHVLQNNDEVYSYIVMHKEYLDEIYRGKKKCSLALGRAQSAICRLVSSEMKGNPDAVSETIRWLAGKPSFSVLTYQGFSVNGVRYFTKDRDDARVVQNSGVSVVAKAVQVSSAKDLNPIESDMTFYGIILEVWELDYHEFKAPLFLCKWAENDKGLKIDDLGFTLVDFNRQGHKKDKYVSVDQVNQVFYIKDLVDPTWPIVLTSTTRDYQELYNDDDLGDTIMEHPPFCSNIPASDVTNEDVAHSIRPNVEGIWVKK; from the exons ATGGGTGTTAGACATGATTTAGCTCCTCAAGTAGGAGAAAAGAAGACCTATCTGCCTCCTTCCCCTTTTACTTTGTCGAAGGTTGAAAAAAAGAAAGTGTTGAACTCATTCTTGTCTATGAAACTTCCTTCTGGACATGGATCAAACATAAAAAATTGTGTATCCATGTCTGATTTGAAGATATACGGGCTTAAGTCCCATGACTGCCATatccttctccaacaactccTCCCTGTTGCCATTCGATCCGTTCTCCCAAAAAATGTTAGGGTCACAATCATACGACTGTGCTTCTTTTTTAATGCTTTATGCAGCAAAGTTGTCGATGTCTCGAAACTCGATAAATTGcagtcagatgtaataataaccttatgcgaTCTAGAAAAAATATTCCCTTCATCATTTTTTGATGTAATGTTACATCTTATTGTCCACTTGGTCCTAGAAGTGCGTTTATGTGGACCGGTATTTTATAGATGGATGTATGCCTTCGAACGATTCAATAAAGTGCTAAAGAGCTACGTACGAAACCGATATTATCCTGAAGGTTGTATGGCAGAAAGCTACCTTAAAGAAGAATCAGTAGAATTCTGCACAGAATTTATGAGCCAGACTTGTACAACTGCCGGCATTCCAGTTGAGCAAGGCAAGCAATCTGGTCCATTATCTGCCGCGATAATAAAGGTCGTGGAAGAAAAAGAGCGAGATGAGGCTCATCTGCATGTCCTTCAAAACAATGATGAAGTGTATTCCTATATCGT AATGCACAAGGAGTATTTGGATGAAATTTACCGAGGGAAAAAAAAGTGTTCATTGGCTCTTGGGAGAGCACAATCGGCTATTTGCCGATTG GTAAGTAGTGAAATGAAGGGAAATCCCGATGCTGTTTCAGAGACGATACGATGGCTCGCTGGAAAACCATcattttctgttttaacttatcAAGGTTTTTCAGTCAATGGAGTCCGATACTTTACGAAAGACCGAGATGATGCGCGAGTTGTTCAAAACAGTGGAGTTTCTGTGGTTGCTAAGGCAGTCCAGGTGTCCAGTGCGAAAGATTTAAACCCCATTGAGAGTGATATGACCTTTTATGGCATAATCTTGGAAGTATGGGAGTTGGATTACCATGAGTTCAAAGCTCCACTCTTCTTGTGTAAATGGGCAGAGAATGATAAAGGCTTAAAGATCGACGATCTTGGCTTCACACTTGTGGATTTCAATCGACAAGGCCATAAGAAGGATAAATATGTCTCTGTTGACCAAGTCAACCAGGTGTTTTACATTAAAGATCTGGTTGATCCTACTTGGCCGATCGTGTTAACTTCCACAACTAGAGACTATCAAGAGTTGTATAATGACGATGATTTGGGTGACACGATCATGGAACATCCTCCATTCTGCTCTAACATCCCTGCTTCTGATGTGACCAATGAAGACGTTGCGCATAGTATTAGGCCTAATGTTGAGGGAATTTGGGTTAAAAAATGA
- the LOC141703139 gene encoding uncharacterized protein LOC141703139: MDKSWISKDRDSLEFEIGVEEFLIFAEENCKDPKRIPCPCGRCVNFKKFSTKIIRGHIYDHGFSLGYVDWIWHEEKSTRSTWSSIGSTRPASDQPIEHFVASETVEVCEAAFNSGNYDKDSYDFQRFVVDAEQPLFEGSECTKLESMLKLHNWKARFGISDTAFTELLSSVGSILPKDNVLPPNAYEAKKTLSDLGLVYIKIHSCPNDCILYRGIHSDASQCPHCKLSRWKVRKNGQLRVNVPAKVMWYFPIIPRFKRLFKSPSTAELMTWHANQRINDDKM; the protein is encoded by the coding sequence ATGGATAAGTCATGGATATCGAAAGATAGGGATTCTTTAGAATTTGAAATTGGCGTCGAAGAATTCTTAATTTTCGCTGAAGAAAATTGTAAAGATCCTAAAAGAATTCCTTGTCCATGTGGTCGATGtgtgaattttaaaaaattctcaaCCAAAATCATAAGGGGACATATCTACGATCATGGTTTTAGTTTGGGGTATGTTGACTGGATTTGGCATGAAGAAAAATCTACTAGGAGTACTTGGTCTTCTATAGGTAGTACACGTCCTGCTTCAGACCAACCTATAGAGCACTTTGTTGCATCAGAAActgttgaagtttgtgaagcggCTTTTAATTCGGGTAATTACGATAAGGATTCATATGATTTTCAGAGGTTTGTTGTTGATGCGGAACAACCGTTGTTTGAGGGTAGCGAGTGCACAAAGTTAGAGTCAATGTTAAAATTGCACAATTGGAAAGCTAGGTTTGGTATTAGCGACACTGCCTTTACTGAGCTGCTCTCTTCAGTTGGCTCGATCCTTCCCAAAGATAATGTGTTGCCTCCTAACGCATATGAAGCGAAGAAAACTTTATCCGATTTAGGTCTAGTGTATATAAAAATTCATTCGTGTCCCAATGATTGTATACTGTATAGGGGCATACATTCTGATGCTTCTCAGTGTCCTCATTGCAAGCTGTCACGTTGGAAAGTACGGAAGAATGGCCAACTTAGGGTCAATGTTCCAGCCAAGGTCATGTGGTATTTTCCTATAATTCCAAGATTTAAACGGTTATTTAAATCTCCCTCTACTGCTGAACTCATGACTTGGCATGCAAATCAGCGAATAAATGATGACAAGATGTGA